Proteins found in one Drosophila innubila isolate TH190305 chromosome X, UK_Dinn_1.0, whole genome shotgun sequence genomic segment:
- the LOC117793347 gene encoding bromodomain-containing protein DDB_G0280777 produces MSETIDNNEQRNNQTIGYLNEANEVNEDIAKSKVITDYIDDESLKIVEAFEETQTENSSEPQEKTLLQEKDVIKTKKSVTFNPNDEKIRKFTTGEPIVDQKNPFKNGHVGGKDKKTPPPVPTKRSTLSVRKTVTQQLREREREKEKEREKEEKLKDKEREQQKNEVNTRKKNASKVNLGADDYITTEEVLKQSKYVKTYIKNPDPYFVYDPTVLARLKFEELRDIAGKIPKRKQQQQQQQQQQTLSSLSTKELKTHAKIAKNQEANKPKTLTFKKCSKPNYPELANLKIRTGTDSNGDYFNPAEVTKNAKKFDERVKKLQISSDDDLDEIDGPLTKSESSDELNQPSPDDLQAMPNSEQQLPGDPSMGTFTNTISSDEFQAYLERKGLALMPKRDVNSPTSMTTTTTTTTATPTPTPTRSSGYQTAEERRQQVAESLAALRKSNTKKLSVLQRLSNSLFATRRKTTPKGAIPMPRTVYGDGVGDEHRKYNTTAEMRRILLESQPNGRPLKSASLETNGTLRGNARSLNPADNNTENATPFQRSIERQSLIPRRVSPEGQLSRFNRSASMDRQQIKLNSQRPQPSRLESVGQRRSLASSCLTSDERINYPIATSTPVRKALEAQNQNPQKMMMMTNGVNNHHQNEWEQLRAIKEVTDRQLYHKVLQQQQGQGQQQGQAQLQLVPQSEENIYEHLQPNQLVTPYFVRGSLQRNTFSGISGRNRQVMILDGNAVKQPQAVAQPLPQQPPPRCQSVLDELITTPNKQATIRRGYESENETPVILRRKESSASASASSSARRIGGLLTRDEILEKVKEFCRKSINRTPLPAASKMQPIYERHNGTNGNGNGNGNGNGNIICADISPVSYASVETNHKRPASQLSQARPQVPLRVQSLPRSSFAPIGGAPNNVSPIYAHVNKRNSLMSNDSEQYLSSQQLPQLPQRATVPDQYVLIQTEDGALQAAKLVDYHNNSSLYMQPQLLRAPQGYVRMEELAMAQQQQQQQQQQLQQQQQQQQQLLLQQQMQLQHGRATPLILDRSTQHASQIYWTPQHQRLHQLSLPKSPSRRAAERMHPVPAPRLLHTTTHNYVMANGQPYATVVAPAPRSLLQQQQQQQQHNNRQQLVRNTSDWDCSSEAGEVRRIMEKSF; encoded by the coding sequence ATGTCTGAGACGATTGACAACAACGAACAACGGAACAACCAAACAATTGGCTATCTAAACGAAGCCAACGAGGTCAACGAAGATATTGCCAAAAGTAAAGTAATAACGGATTATATAGACGACGAGTCTTTGAAGATTGTGGAAGCCTTTGAAGAAACACAGACGGAGAATTCAAGTGAACCCCAAGAGAAGACTCTCTTGCAGGAAAAGGACGtgataaaaacgaaaaagagTGTTACATTTAATCCAAATGATGAGAAGATTCGTAAGTTTACAACTGGAGAGCCGATCGTTGATCAAAAGAATCCCTTTAAGAATGGACATGTAGGTGGCAAGGATAAGAAGACGCCACCTCCGGTGCCCACAAAGCGTTCCACATTGAGTGTACGTAAAACGGTTACCCAACAGTTGCGAGAACGTGAACGCGAAAAGGAGAAAGAACGGGAAAAAGAAGAGAAGCTCAAGGATAAAGAGCGGGAACAGCAGAAGAACGAGGTGAATACACGAAAGAAGAATGCCAGTAAAGTGAATCTTGGTGCTGATGACTATATAACCACTGAAGAAGTACTTAAACAATCGAAATATGTGAAGACATATATTAAGAATCCCGATCCCTATTTTGTATACGATCCCACGGTGCTCGCTCGCCTCAAGTTTGAGGAATTACGTGACATTGCCGGCAAAATACCCaagagaaaacaacaacaacagcaacaacaacagcaacaaacttTAAGCTCGCTGTCGACAAAAGAATTGAAAACGCATGCGAAGATTGCGAAGAATCAAGAGGCTAACAAACCCAAgacattaacatttaaaaagtgCTCGAAACCAAATTATCCGGAATTGGCAAATCTGAAGATTAGAACCGGCACCGACTCCAACGGTGATTACTTCAATCCCGCCGAGGTGaccaaaaatgccaaaaagttCGATGAACGGGTGAAAAAGCTGCAAATCAGCTCCGACGACGATTTAGATGAGATTGACGGACCGCTGACGAAAAGCGAGTCCAGCGACGAACTGAATCAACCCAGTCCCGACGATCTTCAAGCAATGCCGAACTCCGAGCAACAATTGCCCGGGGATCCATCAATGGGCACATTTACCAACACCATTAGCTCCGATGAGTTTCAGGCGTATTTGGAGCGCAAGGGACTTGCATTGATGCCCAAAAGGGATGTCAATAGTCCGACTTCAATGAccacaacgacgacgacgaccacggccacgcccacgcccacaccGACACGTTCCAGTGGCTATCAAACGGCCGAGGAGCGTCGTCAACAGGTGGCCGAATCTCTGGCAGCCTTGCGCAAAAGCAACACCAAGAAGCTCTCGGTGCTGCAGCGTCTCTCCAACAGCTTGTTTGCCACACGCCGCAAGACGACGCCCAAGGGTGCAATCCCCATGCCCCGGACAGTCTACGGCGATGGCGTGGGAGATGAGCACAGGAAATACAATACGACCGCAGAGATGCGACGCATTCTGCTCGAAAGTCAGCCAAATGGACGACCATTAAAGTCAGCCAGCTTGGAGACGAATGGCACCTTGCGTGGCAATGCAAGATCCTTGAATCCGGCGGACAACAACACGGAGAATGCGACGCCGTTTCAACGGAGCATCGAACGTCAGAGTCTCATACCAAGACGCGTCTCGCCCGAGGGTCAATTGAGTCGTTTCAATCGCTCCGCCTCCATGGATCgccaacaaatcaaattgaacaGTCAACGACCGCAGCCGAGTCGGCTGGAGAGCGTTGGACAACGTCGTTCCCTGGCATCCTCGTGCCTGACCAGCGATGAGCGGATTAATTATCCCATTGCCACATCGACGCCGGTGAGAAAAGCGCTCGAGGCGCAAAATCAAAATCCAcagaagatgatgatgatgacaaatgGTGTGAATAATCATCATCAAAATGAATGGGAGCAACTGCGGGCCATCAAAGAGGTGACCGATAGACAGCTGTACCACAAGgtgttgcaacagcagcagggaCAGGGGCAGCAGCAGGGGCAGGCACAGTTGCAACTGGTGCCACAGAGCGAGGAGAACATTTATGAGCATCTGCAGCCGAATCAGTTGGTGACTCCGTACTTTGTGCGCGGTTCCTTGCAGCGCAATACATTCTCCGGCATCAGTGGACGCAATCGTCAGGTGATGATACTCGATGGTAATGCCGTGAAGCAGCCACAAGCGGTGGCACAGCCGTTGCCACAGCAGCCACCGCCGCGTTGCCAGAGCGTGCTGGATGAGCTCATCACGACGCCCAATAAACAGGCGACAATCCGTCGTGGCTACGAGAGCGAGAATGAAACGCCGGTGATACTGAGACGCAAGGAATCATCAGCATcggcatcagcatcatcatcagctcGTCGCATTGGCGGTCTGTTGACACGCGATGAGATACTGGAGAAGGTCAAGGAGTTTTGTCGTAAATCCATCAATCGCACACCGTTGCCAGCTGCCAGCAAGATGCAGCCCATCTACGAGCGGCACAATGGCAcaaacggcaacggcaacggcaacggcaacggaaATGGCAACATTATCTGTGCCGACATCTCACCCGTTTCGTATGCCTCCGTGGAGACGAATCATAAGCGACCTGCCTCACAGTTGAGCCAGGCCAGGCCGCAGGTTCCATTGCGTGTCCAGAGCTTGCCACGTTCGAGCTTTGCGCCCATAGGTGGCGCTCCCAACAACGTGTCGCCCATTTATGCGCATGTCAACAAACGCAACAGTCTCATGTCCAATGATTCCGAGCAGTATTTGTCCAGCcaacagttgccacagttgccacagCGTGCCACAGTGCCTGATCAATATGTGCTCATCCAGACGGAGGATGGTGCTCTGCAGGCGGCCAAGCTTGTGGattaccacaacaacagcagtctGTACATGCAACCGCAGTTGCTGCGCGCGCCACAAGGATATGTGCGCATGGAGGAGCTAGCAAtggcccagcagcagcagcaacaacaacagcaacaactgcagcagcagcaacaacaacaacagcaactgctattgcaacagcaaatgcaactgcaacacggACGTGCCACGCCTTTGATACTGGATCGCTCCACACAGCATGCCAGTCAAATCTACTGGACGCCACAACATCAACGTCTGCATCAATTGAGTCTGCCCAAAAGTCCCAGCAGACGTGCCGCTGAGCGTATGCATCCAGTTCCGGCGCCAAGATTGCTGCACACAACCACCCACAACTATGTCATGGCCAATGGACAGCCCTATGCCACTGTTGTCGCTCCTGCCCCGCGGAGTctcttgcaacagcaacaacagcaacagcaacacaacaatCGACAGCAATTGGTGCGCAACACATCCGATTGGGATTGCAGCTCCGAGGCGGGCGAGGTGCGACGTATTATGGAGAAATCCTTCTAA
- the LOC117786372 gene encoding uncharacterized protein LOC117786372 — translation MDEQSSSSDVGSKAKQQELNEEALKNFTTSATSSWTILPAERIEILDSTSDESSIGIKAPGEQESSSEPANERCKPVEDPDPQAEDFSDGISIISDCESTGRLTPNPMFRGLLNELNLDLSSELPSTPRNHQQLRTRRRNAEMEQLEDAPDGQEKAASLTRPNSELSEQPPSIVRYRLPALVQNGLTAVFYVGATLAILAFIGRLKNPEWQVLGGNKPSAELEQRLVDLELQNNLMRAEIDIMAKQLNYLSGQGQSHSQSQSQSQGRKGKTFKAWPGNGNSVDPVDITKQDLKRPYKCPDGKFVEIAGMCMESKPHAESLADEIGNVVNDVLQQSQTFQNFEKVTERLGTLAGNDQPEQASETPKAFHAHAEMDKRQGLPQYNQRSDSSKERYQTKTNYNKCKEHHSNEHTRSKCNEYDSKEYSKERTRSKNNDNDSKEHSKERIRSKSNENDSDEHSKERTRSKSNEYDSKERDYKKYADKSKERYEKKNKQQHRGHNHDSGSGEWHERMMQQREHARQRHEQKRNNNWYIERGGSREQKRSGETRR, via the exons atGGATgagcagagcagcagcagcgacgtcggcagcaaagcaaagcagcagGAATTGAATGAGGAAGCATTAAAGAATTtcacaacatcagcaacatcatcatggACCATTTTACCAGCTGAACGCATTGAAATCCTTGACAGCACCAGCGACGAATCATCCATTGGCATAAAAGCTCCCGGGGAGCAGGAGTCCAGCAGCGAGCCTGCAAACGAACG CTGCAAGCCCGTTGAAGATCCCGATCCCCAGGCGGAGGACTTCTCGGATGGCATCTCCATAATAAGCGATTGTGAGAGCACAGGACGTCTGACACCAAATCCCATGTTTCGTGGTCTACTCAACGAATTGAATCTTGATTTGAGCAGCGAGCTGCCGTCAACGCCACGGAATCATCAGCAATTGCGAACTCGACGACGCAACGCAGAAATGGAGCAACTGGAGGATGCCCCAGATGGACAGGAGAAAGCAGCATCTCTCACACGTCCCAACAGCGAGTTGAGTGAACAACCACCTTCCATTGTGCGCTATCGATTGCCAGCTTTAGTCCAAAACGGTTTGACGGCCGTCTTCTATGTGGGCGCCACTTTGGCCATTTTGGCCTTCATTGGACGCCTGAAGAATCCCGAGTGGCAAGTGCTGGGCGGGAATAAACCCAGTGCGGAGTTGGAGCAGAGATTGGTTGATTTGGAGCTGCAGAATAATTTAATGCGTGCAGAAATTGATATCATGGCCAAGCAATTGAACTATCTCAGTGGTCAGGGTCAATCGCACTCCCAATCGCAATCTCAGTCACAAGGACGCAAAGGGAAAACATTTAAGGCCTGGCCAGGCAATGGCAACTCTGTGGATCCGGTGGATATAACGAAGCAGGATTTGAAGCGACCCTATAAGTGTCCCGATGGCAAATTTGTGGAAATCGCTGGCATGTGCATGGAAAGCAAACCGCATGCCGAATCTCTTGCAGATGAGATTGGTAATGTGGTCAACGATGTGCTGCAGCAATCTCAAACTTTTCAGAATTTTGAAAAGGTCACCGAGCGGCTAGGCACACTTGCTGGTAATGATCAGCCGGAGCAGGCCAGCGAAACACCCAAAGCTTTCCATGCACATGCCGAGATGGACAAGCGTCAAGGTCTCCCTCAATACAATCAGAGGTCAGATTCCTCCAAGGAGCGTTACCAGACGAAAACCAATTATAACAAGTGTAAGGAGCATCATTCTAACGAGCACACTCGTTCCAAATGTAACGAGTACGATTCTAAGGAATACTCCAAGGAGCGAACTCGTTCAAAAAACAACGATAATGATTCTAAGGAACACTCCAAAGAGCGCATTCGTTCTAAAAGCAATGAGAACGATTCCGACGAACACTCCAAAGAGCGCACTCGTTCCAAAAGTAACGAGTACGATTCAAAGGAGCGTGATTATAAGAAATATGCTGACAAGTCCAAGGAGCGTTACGAGAAGAAGaacaagcagcagcatcgTGGACATAACCatgacagcggcagcggcgagTGGCACGAACGAATGATGCAACAACGAGAACATGCACGACAACGGCACGAACAGaagcgcaacaacaattggtaCATTGAACGAGGCGGCAGTCGAGAGCAGAAACGTTCCGGCGAGACGCGACGCTAA